GGATTTCTTACCTTTGACTTGTCTGTGAGAGACTCTAAGTATGAATGGTTACCATAGGGTACAAGGCGGTATCTGAAAGGAGACATGATTCGGAGGCAAATGAGTCTAAATGGTTTTTATCTAGCTCATAAGAGAAATGTATGTTATACTGCATATACCTTTGAAACTTCAGGCCCATTTTGTTAGCAAGGGCATGTAGCAGCAGCACAGTCTGCCCCCAGGCTGCATTGATCTCATTCCATTCTACAGGAACACTGGGGAGCCGGCCAAGCCTGAAGTTATTTATTGTGCCAAACTGACCACTGTGCCTGTGATAAGAGGAATTATAAATAAGCTCATTGGAGCAGGAACAGCTTTTAGCATGCTAACCAAGTAGAGGCCACAAACTAAGAGTTATTAGTGTTCATTTCATAACCAAACAAAATGAGGACTTGGGGCCCCTGGTTAAAAAGCATGTATAACTGCAAACCAATTGTTCTGGTTTTTGTGCAGGagttcattaaaaacaacaactgaGCTGTCACGCTCCATAAAGCTTGACGTTAGTTGGCTAACACACTAGACTTTAGTTAACTTGGTTAGTCTAAGAGCCATTTAACAGTCTACTTGGGCATATCTGCTGTTTGCCTGCAATGCAGAGCACAGTACAGAAAACCTGTCTCAGCTGGAACCATGGGGAGACGTGATCAGTGCTTCGTTGTGGGCTAAGACTTGACTGTCAAACACGCTGTTATTTTAAACAGTCCTATCTTGCAGATTCTTAGCATGCTGAAACAATATTAGAGTGTCTACATTACCAGATGTGGAAGGTTGCATTGAACACGTTGGTTTTCTTCAGTTTATCCAGTTGCATCTGGGCATAGCGCATTTGGTTGTCCACGCTTTTCAGTTCATCATCTAGCTCCAGTTGTTGCCTCTTGAATTCACAGTATTCTTTCTGATACCTTCAAGTGAAAACAAGACAAGAAGTGCTTGAAGGCTCTCTTCTTAGGAAGAGAAGTGATTGCTCATGTTCTACATTAGGTTTTCTGGTCTAGCCAACTTCAGTTTTTGCAAAGAAGGGACACTTGCATCTGGACATCATTTACAGGTGTCTCCACATTATAGGTAACACGCAGATGAATGAGATTATAATTACTGCCATAAACGGCAGTTGTAGTTCAGACTCACTGAGCTTCTTCCTGCTCcagtctctctgcctctgccctgaCTCTCGCGAAGTCTTCAGCCACTATCTTGCGGTTCTTCTCAATGTCTTCTAGCTCCTGAATCAGTTGCTCTTCCTCCAGTGCAAGCTCTTTCAGTTCTGTTTGCAGTTTCTCCTTATCATCCTCATTCATTTGTTCCAGTATCTCCAGACATCTCCTAAAGGAGACGGTTACATCATTACCAGAGAGGAAGCCCTGGAAAACCCTCTTTGCCAACAGTCCCCAGTTCGGTGACAGGCTGTGCACGTAAGCGGAAGTATAAACAAGAAATCTGAGCTTGTGTGTACCTAAGGTGGACCCCTCATTAATCCCAAGCTCTCTACTTTAATCTTGTGTCCTGAGTCAGGAATGCAGAAACAGGAGAACAGTAGAGCAAGATGGCGGCGATGCAGGATCTGTTACTGCCTGTGAATAACTGCATCTGTGAAGCACTTAAATCACAGTGTAAGTGCTGCCACACAGACACCTTGGGCAGGTGGCATCAACCCCTCTGATGGGGTCACAGACTTCAGTTCGAGAAGCTGTTTATCAGAGGATACTCCAAAAATAAGTTTTCCATCTCGTTCAGACAAAAACAGAATCAAGTGCTAAATTTATTAACAATGAAATCTATCATCAAATCAGTGTTCTTTCTCTAGCTTTCAAACTGAAGCACCTCAGTCTCAGATCATCTCTGAATCACTCACTTGTAGTTTTGGCATTCGTTCTCTGTGATATTAAGCTGTGTGTCCAATTGGTCTAGCAGAGTATCTGTGCATTCCTCACACAGAGGGTGATCCACATCTGTCTGCCCAGACATAATGTCAAAGAGGTCACCGGTAACCTAGAGAAGAAGTTCACTGTTAGTTCAAGGGAACGTAGAGGTAGCTGGGGGTTACTTTTCAACAGACGGGCTTGTACCTCTTCAATTGACAAAGTATTGTTTGCAGGCCAAAGTATGATTAAAATAAGCCAGTCTGCGCTTGCTTAACTATTCACAAATATTCGAGTTTGAACTAAACACAAATACTTGAAGGCTAACGGTATGAGAAGCTTTTTGCAGTTTCATCTGGCAGGGCACGGAGGAAAACTGACGTTATAATCAGACGTATGTTTATTTACCAGCTCACGTAAAACTTGCCTTCAGTCTCCTGCTGAGGTTTTCCATTGTGCCGCCATCAGATGCCTCTCCAATCAGAGTGAAGCTGTTGGCGCTTTCTGTTGACATCATTCTTCAAAAGGATATTGAGAATAATTGAGTGCCAAGGGTTTAGGAGAGCCAGCTATACTACTTGACTGAAATCTGAGACTAGTTCAAGAATCAGAAAAGGAGAACGCACCAAAGGTACTTGCAGAAAGGTCAAGGGGAGACCACATTTCAAAAAAGAGCTATGACAACTACTAAGCAATGTCCTAAATACTATGAATTTGTATGCATTCAGGCACTCCTCGCTTCGCTGTACCTTCAAGAGCCTAAAAAAACCAGGGATGCCTTAACGAAAGTCCCAACGAGGCCCACGTAAAGCTAATACGTTAAATACGACAATTATCAGTGCTGCTTTCCCACAAGGTGCAACCTTTACGGGAGGATCTTTTCGTCTGGCAGTTCCTGAACCGTTGCACGCCAAAGCACAGCTGTGCCGGCACAGCTGGCTCAGGAGGCGTCTCAAGGAAGCCGCAGGTACTTTGCTACTTGGAGACTCTACCGGCGCAAGGGAGCTGCATCAGTCGTTAGGCTGACTGCAAACGCGAGACGGAGGAGAAGCCCGCAGCCGTACCTGGCGGGAGGGATGAACCTCCTGGACACGCCATCCTGCCGGTGCTCGGTGAAGGCCTCCTGCGAGGTGAGGAACGCAGCACCGTCAGCGacaggccccccccacccccgcggcGGCTTCccgccgggccggcccccgccTTACCTCCGTCAGGGCGCCCTCCTCCTCGTGCGCCTCCCCGGGCCTGGCAGGAGCGGTGCTCAGCAGCGGGGCTGCGGGGACAGGAGCGTtaccgcggggcggggcggcccgggctgcccccctcccgccccggcggcccgtTACCCGTCAGCTCCTGGATGGTGACGCGGTCGAGGATCTTGAAGGAGGTGTCGAGCTTGAGcggctggctgcagcgctggcacACGAAGCTGACCTGCGCGgtgcaggcgggcgggcggcccccctCCATGCCTGCCGgcccgtgccgccgccgccgccgcctctcggcTCCGCGCCGCTTCCGGCCGCGCGCCGGATGTGACGCACGCTGCCCGCGGAAGCGCGGTCCTGGCAGGGGCGTACGGCGGCGGCCATTTTCCCTCGCTGCCCTGAGCGAGGTGTGAGCGGCGAGGACCCGCgggggcgcacggcgcctgcgcggcggcgccggcagtCACGTGGACGGCGGACGGGCGCGCGCATTGGTGGGGGCACTTTGTGAGGTCAGTTCCGGTGGCGGCGAAGCCGGCGGTGGGGCAGGCGGCACGGCAGTGCGGCCCCGCGCCAGAGCGAACCcgagcgcccgcccgccgccctcccccccccccgccgccatggCCTCGCTGCTCAAGGTGGACCCGGAGGTGAAGCTCAAGGTgagcccgcccccgccccgccgggcccgcccggcgccgggcctacctgcggggcggcggcgcgggccgcccgggaggcggccgcgctccccggcgcggggagcccctcggcggccgccggggccgcggctgggCTTCGCCTGCCGCCGGCAGGGCGGTGCAGCCGTTGGTTCTCGCGTCTTCCCCCCGTTCTGCGCCGTTTTCCGCCGCGCCTGAGGCGGCCGGGTAGGCCTTTAGGCCTCGCCTGCACCCTCCGCGCCTTTTAGCTCTTCCTGGCCGCTACTGCTCGCTGACTGTAGGGTGCTCCTGGTCTTGAGCTTTGCGTATGGGATGAGGAGTGTGCCTGGAGCGATCCTGGGTTCAGGAGCTCAGTTCTGTCTCTAGGTGAATTTCGTGGCTGTGGGATGCAGCCCTTGCCCTGTATCGAGCCCTGCTGTTTGAGAGTGAccaaactgcttttttccccccccccccgcaggttgACTCCTTCAGAGAACGGATCACAAGTGAGGTGAGTATCACTCTGCCATTGCCCCACAACATAACGGGTCAGAGAAGAGGCTGTTTGGCCCTATCTTTCTGACAGGCTCTGCTGTGATCTGATCTTGTTGTATAAACTTATCAGTGCTCAGGTCTTTGGTCACTGACTGAAGTGAAGCTACATAGCCTCACTTAACTGTCTTGGCATCTTTGCACTGTGCCTTTGCTTGAAGGTTGCTAGCGAGAGACACCTGTATTCTCTGCTGTCTCTTGTCTTTGGGCAGTCAATTTCCCTAATGTCCGTATCTGCTAGTGGGAAATCTCAGGCACTGTTTCAAATCGTgatctgttctttctctctcagGCTGAAGATTTGGTGGCAAATTTTTTCCCAAAGAAGCTATTAGAACTTGATGGATTCCTTAAGGTAAGATACATGTTGTCATCTGtatcctttttcattttcaagcTATGTGTTGGAAGGTGACCTGGTGAGGGACAAGGAATTTTATTCTTACTTTCCTTGTGTGCTTCGCCTTACTACAAAAGAGATAAGTGTTGTCTCAGAGTTGCTTGGAGGCATATGAGCGCTGTTAGCTGTAGAGGACTGAtgcctttttcagttttctttgtagGGTCAGCACACTTATGCATTCAGCAACTGCAGACCATCCTTCTTGATGCTGTGATATCACAGGGATTCTATCATGTCCAGTGTTGGAGAGAGACGATAGCTTTGATCATAATCTAGAGTTGGCATTCTgttcttggggggaggggggacatgCCACAATCCTGCTGCTAGatgttttttcattcttccttcttTTGTGGATGGGTAAGTGGGAGGTCTGTATCTTTTGTCTTCCAGTTGTGTTCAGCATGACGTTAGCTCGTAATTAAGTAACAAATCTGCGTTATTTTCCAGGAGCCTATCCTGAATATTCATGATCTCACTCAGATCCATTCGGACATGAACCTCCCAGTGCCTGACCCAATTCTTCTCACGAACAGCCATGATGGCCTGGATGGGGTAAGGTTACTCTCTTGGCTACGATCCCTGCTTCTGTTAATTAAAACTGCATGATTTGTTGTGTGTTTGGTTAGGACGTTTTCATTAACAGGCTACGGCTCTCCCAAAGGCTTTTAGGAATTGGTCTCGAGAGCCTGAGAAGCCTGCTGGGGGCAACGCTGTACTTTGCAGTCctcctttgtttttaaagaaggatGCTTAGAAACCAGGAGCATAGCAAAGGCTCTAAaattttccttgtttcctttgcaACGCTGTTCTAGGTTACGACTAGTTTGTGAGTAAaacattttgtatattttagCCAAATATGAAAAAGAGGAAGCTGGAAGACCGTGAAGAGACCTTTCAGGGTAAGAGTCCCCAagtctctgtgctgctgcctgcccaCTGAGCCAGTATGCCTTATGTTAGGGGTGTGAAATCATGTGAACCCCACTCACCCTATCCTGACAGCAGCTGCTGCCCATGCAGAGCTGCCCATGGAACCTCTCGGAGCTTGAGCTATGGGTGTCCTGTTGCGAAGGAGTCCCATTCCAGCTCTTATGTCTATCAGAGAAGTCCAAATTCTGCTCCTAACTAGATTTGCTTGAGCTTGGCATGCTGACAGAGGCAGCTGGTCTCCATGTGGATTTGTATTGAAAACCCTCCTTGTCTGAAGGAAGGTCCCAGGCTCTGGACAGATTAAGTGAGAGAAGCACCTCTTATATGTGTGTCAGGGaaagcctttgtgccaagcttCAGCAGCCTAGAGATCTTTAGTTCTTGTCtcagttttgtcttttccttcctttgcggTAGTGACTGTGGTCCCATGCTAAATTTCCCCTTCCCTGCAGGTTAGCTGTAGCCTAGCTCAGTGTGTGCTACTAGCCTTTGTGGGAGATAAGATGCTCAGATGCACCTTTGGTCTGATCTACTGGTACAGCTGTTCCTATATGTTGCTGAAGCAAGGTATTTATCTCCTCTGCTGCTAGGTACCAAAGTGTTTGTGATGCCCAATGGGATGCTGAAGAGCAACCAGCAGCTGGTGGACATCATTGAGAAAGTGAAACCAGAGATCAGGCTGCTTATTGAGAAGTGTAATACGGTGGGTGTGAGCTGCAGTCCTCAGTGCTGGGGCAAGTGGAGGCAGTAGGATACTTTTGCTCCTAGAGAGGCAAAGCTTCTCCAAGTGGAAGGAACAGATCTATCTACATTCTGTAAAATGAGGGAAGGCAGGGTTTGTATTAGTTTCTAAACGTGGCTGGGGAGGTAGATGGAAGGAAGTGATGTTGTCGTGAGCCTTCAGGGGGCTCTGTAGTTCAGCTCATGAAGGAGGAAGATACCTGTTATGCAGGCTCTTTCCTTGAGGCCTTTCATCACCCTCATTTTGCACAGAATCCCAGGCACCtgctaagagtttttttttttttggtgtgctcAAGAGAGAGCTTCCTATGGGAGGCTGTACTTCTGCTGTGGATCCCCAGCCATGTGGGAGACAGAATCTACTCAATGTTGTGGAAGTGAGAAGGACCTGTGGGAGTTTATCCTGAGCTACATGGCAAAGACAGGATTTTAGGGGGCTTTTCGTAACACTTGTAAGACAGCCTCCTCTGAACATCTTAGCCCTGATCAGGGTTGTGatggtttattttttccccccaccacagGTCAAAATGTGGGTGCAACTTCTCATCCCCAGGATAGAAGACGGAAACAACTTTGGTGTTTCTATTCAGGTAAGGCTCCATGCCATGCTGTGGGAGAGAACTGCGTTCCAGAAACATGGATCTCTCGGTTTCTTCTGAATCTTTTTACTTGATTGTATCCAGGGGCTGCAGTTATGGGACTAGTTTAGGTTTTAAAACCCAAATCTGAGCTTGAAATGGCATTGCCAAGAAGTGTCACTCTTAGAGTTGCGAAGGCCAGCTGCAGTCTCGTGAAGCTAATGGCCCCCTTGGCTGCTTTACAGGAGGAGACAGTGGCTGAGCTTCGGACTGTGGAGAGCGAGGCTGCGTCCTACCTGGACCAGATTTCTAGGTAGGTGTGGAAGAGCAGAGCCCTTTGTAGGGCCCTCTTGGGGGAAAAGTAACCTGCTTGGGTAAGGTCCCTTAGCTTTTTCTAGGGCAGGGTGGGCCAGAAAGAAATCTTGCTGTTATTTATCTGACCTtcactctctccctttttctaCCAGATACTACATCACAAGAGCAAAGTTGGTTTCCAAAATAGCTAAGTACCCTCATGTGGTAAGTAAACAGGGAAATGGAGCCTTACATGtcatgtgctgctgctttttgggaCTCTTTGGGCTTCTTCATCACTGTCCTTTCTGAGCTTTGGGGCCCCTGTGGGAGAAGGGGGGACCATGCAGGCATGCTGGACACCTATGTTAGAGAGCAAGCTGAAGGGGGAATTCTTTTACAAAAGTTGTACCAACTTCTCTTGATGCATAGGAGGCACAGCTGGGCTCAGGCCACTCAGCTGTACCTCTGCTCTCTCTAGGAGGACTACCGCCGCACAGTGACAGAGATCGATGAGAAGGAGTACATTAGTCTGCGTCTGATCATTTCAGAGCTGAGGAATCAATATGTAAGTGAGAAATGGAATTGctgctctcccctttccctgcaaCTACACCTAGCCCTGGCAAGAAGCCTGTCTACTCCCCTGGTCTGCTTTTGCTCTGACAAGAAGACCTAATGGTGTATTGCCTCTCCACCATCTTCCAGAGAGACAGGTGTTCCCAGCTGTGTTGACAGCAGTCCACTGTAGAGTACTCACTGCACTTTGATGGGAGCTTGTGATCCCAAACTCTTCAGGTGGTATTGAGCCATTCCTAGGCTCAGCAAAGAAGTTCTCTCTTTCTGGTGTTACGTGCAGTGGCTTCTGTAAAGTCTTGCTGAAATAAGCCATTATTTTAACTGGATATGTGATTGCAGGCAGAGGCTGAGTGTAGTGTGAAGGTGACCTGTATTGCTGTTTTGACCAGTGCTTATTGTGAAAGCCAAACACTGAGTAACTTTACCCTTCTTGTCTgagttcttttctccctttttgcagGTCACTTTGCATGACATGATCCTTAAAAACATTGAGAAGATCAAGAGGCCTCGGAGCAGCAATGCTGAGACTCTCTATTAAGTGTCAACGTTTGAACTTGAGAACTGTTCAGTCAACTAAAGACCGTCATTGCCTTGGTTTGTTACGTGACTATCGAGATGGGAAACTGGCTGGAAATAGTATCGCGTTCTTAGTTAAACTCTAAAGAAATTCTCACCTAGTTCTGTGATTGGTTTTGTTCAGGTCTCAGGAgctcgctctccctccctctagtAACTGGTAATGAGAAGGCCTTGCTGCTTTGGGATGCCCTAGAGGCTACCACAGAGCGAGAGCACCAGCCAGGCAGGAACATTCCTTCATGCCTTTCTTCCTACCTGTGTAGGAACTACGCTAGAGACCAAGCCCTTGTCCTGTCCCATCTTTTGGCTGGAGGCTTCATGGGTGTCTCTGGGAATGGGGCAGACAGTCCGCAGCATGAGACCAAGCCCAGGTGGTGGTGCAGTGGCTGAGAAGCCAGCTCTTTTCAGTGCTGTCTCTAGCCAATCCCTCTGCCGACGCTCTGCGTTGACCAGTTGTAAAGACGGGGGAACCCGCCCCTTCTGGGTTGATGGCAGCAGTCATGCTGCGGTGCCACTGAGAGGTCTTCACTCTTTTTCTGGCTCTTTTCTTACTCAGTAGAGCCTGCCCCATCTGTCCCCACCTTGTGAATTCTAGCTAAGTCAGTGCAGAGTGCAAGGTGGTGCTTTCAACTAGGGCTGGTTGCTGTACTGGCTGGTCGTGAGCTCAGGTGGCTTCTGCTCCTGTTTGCCACTTGACTAGAGCCACTTTCTTGGGTAAAACCAACATTACTTCACGTGTTCCCTAGGGCCCCTTCAGCGTGAGATGTTTTTGCCTAggtggagagaggggaggggccaGAGGTCTGATACTAAAGTCCTGATAGTCTCCACACATGGTCACTGTGACCCACTGTCTCCTGGCAGTGCTTCCTGCTGTCTGGGCAGAGCAGGCCACCTGTGACAGCTGGTCCTTTGAGGTGAGGATGGCCAATAGCCACCTGGTATCACTGCAAACCTTGTAGCCTTTCCCCTGCAAAAGGGCACTCTTCTGTGCCTGGTGACTCGTCTAAGCCTCTGGAACGTTTCATGGTCCATTTACAAACCCCCTTGGAA
The sequence above is a segment of the Struthio camelus isolate bStrCam1 chromosome 25, bStrCam1.hap1, whole genome shotgun sequence genome. Coding sequences within it:
- the PSME3 gene encoding proteasome activator complex subunit 3 isoform X1; protein product: MNLLDTPSCRCSVKASCEVDSFRERITSEAEDLVANFFPKKLLELDGFLKEPILNIHDLTQIHSDMNLPVPDPILLTNSHDGLDGPNMKKRKLEDREETFQGTKVFVMPNGMLKSNQQLVDIIEKVKPEIRLLIEKCNTVKMWVQLLIPRIEDGNNFGVSIQEETVAELRTVESEAASYLDQISRYYITRAKLVSKIAKYPHVEDYRRTVTEIDEKEYISLRLIISELRNQYVTLHDMILKNIEKIKRPRSSNAETLY
- the PSME3 gene encoding proteasome activator complex subunit 3 isoform X2; amino-acid sequence: MASLLKVDPEVKLKVDSFRERITSEAEDLVANFFPKKLLELDGFLKEPILNIHDLTQIHSDMNLPVPDPILLTNSHDGLDGPNMKKRKLEDREETFQGTKVFVMPNGMLKSNQQLVDIIEKVKPEIRLLIEKCNTVKMWVQLLIPRIEDGNNFGVSIQEETVAELRTVESEAASYLDQISRYYITRAKLVSKIAKYPHVEDYRRTVTEIDEKEYISLRLIISELRNQYVTLHDMILKNIEKIKRPRSSNAETLY
- the BECN1 gene encoding beclin-1 — protein: MEGGRPPACTAQVSFVCQRCSQPLKLDTSFKILDRVTIQELTAPLLSTAPARPGEAHEEEGALTEEAFTEHRQDGVSRRFIPPARMMSTESANSFTLIGEASDGGTMENLSRRLKVTGDLFDIMSGQTDVDHPLCEECTDTLLDQLDTQLNITENECQNYKRCLEILEQMNEDDKEKLQTELKELALEEEQLIQELEDIEKNRKIVAEDFARVRAEAERLEQEEAQYQKEYCEFKRQQLELDDELKSVDNQMRYAQMQLDKLKKTNVFNATFHIWHSGQFGTINNFRLGRLPSVPVEWNEINAAWGQTVLLLHALANKMGLKFQRYRLVPYGNHSYLESLTDKSKELPLYCSGGLRFFWDNKFDHAMVAFLDCVQQFKEEVEKGETRFCLPYRMDVEKGKIEDTGGSGGSYSIKTQFNSEEQWTKALKFMLTNLKWGLAWVSSQFYNK